One part of the Ziziphus jujuba cultivar Dongzao chromosome 2, ASM3175591v1 genome encodes these proteins:
- the LOC107404163 gene encoding receptor-like protein EIX1, producing MGTIAGLPLMLPILCFIIIGEFLPNTDAKLMNCLESDREALIDFKNGLHDPENRLSSWEGSNCCQWWGISCENTTGAVISVDLHNPYPEAEAGLDSSGRYAFWNISGEIRSSLTKLKSLRHLDLSFNTFDDNPITEFFGSLKNLQYLNLSNAGFSGAVPPNLGNLSSLLYFDLKDSRRLHVDNLEWVTGLISLKHLVMNEVDLSMAGSDWIRTLKKLPSLTELHLSSCMLSAPIPPLTFVNLTSLAVLDLSYNSLNSKIPDWLVNISSLVSLDLTLNNFYGRIPLGFSDLPNLQILVLNSNYKLTASCHQLFRGRWEMIRVLNLAGNKLHGKLPASIGNLTFLTDLALGANNDHYKNLSVLWLNGNELNGPLPKSLGQLSELSSLDVSSNQLTGMVTETHFSNLGHLPSLLNLASNAVVDVSSNLFKGSIPLPSDDFYFLNVSKIKLSGTIPYNISGSLIFLSISDNQITGEIPASISNNPSLQVIDLSNNNLIGSIPSVFVNCFYIKALDLSKNNLSGSIPTDLGFLSMLQTLHLNDNNLSGEIPSSFQNLASLETLDLGNNRLTSTIPAWIGKGLEGLRILKLRGNAFSGELPPVLSNLSSKQVLDLAENRFQGSIPASFGDFKAMTRVQNINRHLLYGMFGKIYEENLVVNMKDQSLIFSKIPSLVVNMDLSGNNLSGDLPREITKLSGLVFLNLLRNRISGHIPESISKLKQLSSLDLSSNKLSDHMTTFDAPLFAGNIGLCDIPLDVKCPSDDEDDVDPEKGLNTSKNSRSGDTSTDKWFYLSVGLGFAVGILVPYLVIAMKRSWSVAYFNDVEKVVDRILFLWLKYRTRQQRNQRR from the exons ATGGGAACAATTGCGGGGCTTCCATTAATGTTACCGATTCTCTGCTTTATAATTATAGGAGAATTTCTTCCTAACACTGATGCTAAGTTGATGAATTGCTTGGAGTCAGACCGAGAAGCTCTTATTGACTTCAAGAATGGACTTCATGATCCTGAAAACCGGCTTTCTTCATGGGAGGGAAGCAACTGCTGTCAGTGGTGGGGAATAAGCTGTGAGAACACTACTGGAGCTGTTATTTCAGTGGATCTCCATAATCCATATCCAGAAGCTGAAGCTGGTTTGGATTCTTCTGGCAGGTATGCATTCTGGAACATTAGTGGGGAAATTAGATCTTCATTGACAAAACTCAAGTCCTTGAGACATTTAGACTTGAGTTTCAACACATTCGATGACAACCCAATTACTGAATTTTTTGGATCTTTGAAAAATTTGCAATATCTAAACCTCTCAAATGCAGGGTTTAGTGGTGCAGTTCCTCCAAATTTAGGAAACCTCTCTAGCTTGCTATATTTTGATTTGAAGGACTCTAGGAGATTACATGTTGATAATCTTGAATGGGTAACAGGCCTTATATCTCTAAAGCATCTTGTGATGAATGAAGTTGATCTTTCAATGGCAGGATCAGACTGGATTAGGACACTGAAAAAGCTTCCATCGTTAACTGAGTTGCATCTATCTAGTTGTATGTTATCTGCTCCCATCCCACCTCTCACCTTTGTAAATTTAACTTCTCTCGCTGTCCTAGATCTCAGTTACAACTccttaaattcaaaaatacctGATTGGCTTGTCAATATTAGCAGCCTCGTTTCCTTGGATTTAACATTAAATAACTTTTATGGAAGAATTCCACTTGGTTTTAGTGACCTCCCTAATTTGCAGATTTTAGTTCTTAATAGTAACTACAAGCTTACAGCAAGTTGCCATCAATTGTTTAGAGGAAGGTGGGAGATGATAAGAGTTCTTAATTTAGCAGGCAATAAACTTCATGGGAAACTTCCTGCTTCCATTGGAAACCTGACATTTCTCACTGACCTAGCCCTTGGTGCCaacaat GATCACTACAAAAATCTTTCTGTTCTGTGGCTAAATGGGAATGAATTGAATGGTCCCCTCCCAAAAAGTTTGGGACAACTTTCTGAACTGTCTTCTTTGGATGTTTCTTCCAATCAATTGACGGGTATGGTTACTGAAACACATTTTTCAAATCTCG GTCATCTGCCAAGTCTTCTAAACTTGGCATCAAACGCAGTGGTTGATGTCAGCTCAAACCTCTTCAAAGGGTCCATTCCTCTTCCAAGTGACGATTTTTACTTTCTCAATGTATCCAAAATTAAACTTTCTGGTACTATTCCATATAACATTAGTGGTTCCCTAATTTTCCTCTCAATTTCCGACAACCAAATAACTGGAGAAATCCCAGCTTCTATAAGCAACAATCCTAGTCTTCAAGTCATTGATCTTTCCAATAACAACCTAATAGGAAGTATTCCATCAGTCTTTGTGAATTGTTTTTACATTAAAGCACTGGACCTTAGTAAAAACAATTTATCTGGAAGTATCCCTACTGACTTAGGCTTCTTAAGTATGCTTCAAACATTGCACCTAAATGACAACAACCTCTCTGGAGAGATCCCATCATCTTTCCAAAACTTAGCAAGTTTGGAGACGTTGGATCTTGGAAACAACAGATTAACAAGTACAATTCCAGCATGGATTGGGAAAGGTCTTGAAGGACTAAGAATTCTCAAATTGAGAGGCAATGCATTTTCGGGAGAACTTCCACCGGTGCTATCAAATTTAAGTTCAAAGCAAGTCCTGGACCTGGCAGAAAATCGGTTCCAAGGTAGCATACCAGCTAGCTTTGGAGATTTCAAAGCTATGACACGAGTCCAAAACATAAACCGCCATCTACTCTATGGGATGTTTGGAAAAATTTATGAAGAAAACTTGGTTGTGAATATGAAAGACCAGTCTTTGATTTTCAGCAAGATCCCCTCCCTTGTAGTCAACATGGATCTCTCTGGAAATAATTTGAGTGGAGATCTTCCAAGAGAGATAACAAAATTGTCGGGTTTAGTGTTTCTAAATTTGTTAAGAAACCGTATCAGTGGACACATTCCAGAGAGCATTTCAAAGTTGAAGCAATTGTCATCACTTGATCTCTCAAGTAATAAGCTCTCAG ATCATATGACAACTTTTGATGCACCCCTTTTTGCTGGAAACATTGGCCTTTGTGATATTCCACTTGATGTAAAATGTCCaagtgatgatgaagatgatgttgATCCAGAAAAGGGATTGAATACTTCGAAGAATAGTAGAAGTGGTGACACTTCTACCGATAAGTGGTTTTACTTGAGTGTTGGATTGGGATTTGCAGTGGGAATTCTTGTTCCTTATCTGGTAATCGCGATGAAAAGGTCTTGGAGTGTAGCATACTTCAATGATGTTGAGAAAGTTGTAGATAGAATACTATTCCTGTGGTTGAAGTATAGAACTAGACAGCAGAGGAACCAAAGAAGATGA